A single Methanocaldococcus bathoardescens DNA region contains:
- a CDS encoding polyprenol monophosphomannose synthase — protein sequence MAKISIILPTYNEKDNLPIVIEEINRNLRNYDYEIIVVDDNSPDETWKVALELSKKYPVKLIRRYGKLGLASAVLIGFYNAEGNILICMDADCQHDSSVLSKMVKEIENGYDIVVGSRSGGEVDDGWGVKRNIISKGATFLVRPLTDVKDCMSGYFAVKKDVIENIKKWNLVGYKILLEILVKGRDLKVKEIPIKFGVRKYGETKLNHKEIINYLNLVFTLYLWKLSVKE from the coding sequence ATGGCTAAAATTTCTATTATATTGCCTACCTATAACGAAAAGGACAATTTACCAATAGTTATAGAAGAAATTAATAGAAATCTGAGGAATTATGATTATGAAATAATAGTTGTTGATGACAATTCTCCTGATGAGACGTGGAAGGTTGCTTTAGAATTGAGTAAAAAATATCCAGTTAAATTAATAAGAAGATACGGAAAATTGGGTTTAGCCAGTGCTGTATTGATTGGTTTTTATAATGCTGAAGGGAATATTTTAATCTGCATGGATGCTGATTGTCAGCACGATTCTTCTGTTTTGAGTAAAATGGTCAAAGAGATTGAAAATGGGTATGATATAGTTGTTGGTAGTAGATCTGGTGGGGAAGTTGATGATGGATGGGGAGTTAAGAGAAATATCATATCCAAAGGAGCTACATTCTTAGTAAGACCTTTAACTGATGTTAAAGATTGTATGAGTGGATATTTTGCAGTGAAGAAAGATGTTATAGAAAATATTAAAAAATGGAACTTGGTGGGATATAAAATTTTGTTAGAGATTTTAGTTAAAGGCAGGGATTTAAAAGTTAAAGAGATCCCTATTAAGTTTGGAGTTAGAAAGTATGGAGAGACAAAATTAAACCATAAAGAGATTATTAATTATTTAAATTTGGTTTTTACGTTGTATTTGTGGAAATTGAGTGTGAAAGAATGA